From Streptomyces sp. NBC_01460, a single genomic window includes:
- a CDS encoding 3'-5' exonuclease, whose protein sequence is MSWMSGPLLAFDLETTGTDVETDRIVTAAVVRLEADGSVSEERTWLLDPGVAIPEQASAIHGISTERAREHGRPAAAAIGEIARAVADGLRSGTPLVVMNARYDLSLLDRECGRHGVESVSERLGDAPSPVIDPLVIDKHVDKYRKGKRALHALCTHYGVSLEDAHDARADALAAARVVRRMGERHQPVGVMPLEDLHGLQVHAAAEQSLSLQAYLRRTADPAAVVEPAWPLIPRRREPVGGRG, encoded by the coding sequence ATGAGTTGGATGAGCGGGCCGCTGCTGGCGTTCGACCTGGAGACCACGGGGACGGACGTCGAGACCGACCGGATCGTCACGGCGGCGGTCGTCCGGCTGGAGGCGGACGGATCCGTCTCGGAGGAGCGGACCTGGCTGCTGGATCCCGGCGTGGCCATACCCGAGCAGGCTTCGGCGATCCACGGCATCTCGACGGAACGCGCCCGCGAGCACGGCCGGCCGGCCGCCGCCGCGATCGGGGAGATCGCCCGGGCCGTCGCCGACGGGCTCCGCTCGGGAACGCCCCTGGTGGTCATGAACGCGCGCTACGACCTGTCGCTGCTCGACCGTGAATGCGGGCGCCACGGGGTCGAGTCGGTCAGCGAGAGGCTGGGGGACGCGCCCTCGCCCGTCATCGACCCGCTCGTGATCGACAAGCACGTCGACAAGTACCGGAAGGGGAAGCGGGCCCTCCACGCGCTCTGCACCCACTACGGGGTGTCGCTCGAGGACGCGCACGACGCGAGAGCCGACGCCCTGGCGGCCGCGCGCGTGGTGCGGCGTATGGGGGAGAGGCACCAGCCGGTCGGTGTGATGCCGCTGGAGGACCTGCACGGCCTTCAGGTGCACGCGGCCGCCGAGCAGTCGCTCTCGCTGCAGGCCTATCTGCGGCGCACCGCGGATCCGGCGGCCGTCGTCGAGCCTGCCTGGCCGCTCATCCCCCGGAGGCGGGAGCCCGTCGGCGGAAGAGGCTGA
- a CDS encoding DUF4333 domain-containing protein, producing MAIPRSTAAKWSVPAVAAGVLLVGCSASLDVGRTDPKLSAEKLATTVSEKLARTTGRPKPDISCPEDLAGKVGTTTRCELTASDGSTLGVTVTVTSVEGEQINFDIKADETASPAPN from the coding sequence ATGGCCATACCCCGCTCGACCGCAGCGAAGTGGAGCGTTCCGGCCGTGGCCGCGGGCGTGCTGCTCGTCGGCTGCTCGGCGTCGCTCGACGTCGGAAGGACCGACCCGAAGCTGTCGGCGGAGAAGCTGGCCACCACGGTCTCCGAGAAGCTCGCCCGGACGACGGGCCGGCCGAAGCCGGACATCAGCTGCCCCGAGGATCTCGCCGGGAAGGTCGGCACCACGACCCGGTGCGAGCTCACGGCGAGCGACGGCAGCACGCTCGGCGTGACGGTCACTGTCACCTCGGTCGAAGGAGAGCAGATCAACTTCGACATCAAGGCCGACGAGACGGCGTCACCCGCCCCCAACTGA